The Candidatus Deferrimicrobium sp. genome segment GAGGCCTCGCCGGCAAATGTCCACCCTGCCCCCAGCCGGTTCCCGAGCGATACAAGGATCTCGACCGGGTTCTTCGCCTTTCCCCTCGCCGGGAATCCGGACCGGAATCGCTGTACGCGCCCGGCGAAGTTGGTGAAGGTCCCGCTCCGCTCGGCTATGGAGGCCGACGGCAGGACGGCGGTCGCCGCCTTCGAGACCGGTCCCTCGTTCGTTCCCACCTGGACGACGAACGGAACCTTGGCCAGCAGGGCGATCGTCTCCTCCTCCGAAAGGGCTCCAAGGACGTTCCCGAAGACGAGGAGGGCGTCGATCCCGCCGCCGGCGATCTTCGACACCAGCGCGTCGAACGCCGCGCCGCCGGGGATCCCGAGGAGCTGCGCGCCGCGGCTGTTCGGGTTCTTGTCCGCCTGGATCAGGAAGTCGTCGGCGAAGCCGTCCCCCGTTACCCGGTGGGTGAAGGCGAGGTTCTTCGTGCCGAGGAGCTCCGTTGCGAGACGTCGAAGGAGGTACAGCTCCTCGTTGGACGATTGCGGGGAGGCGATCACGGCCACCCGGTCCGTCCCACCCTTGTCCGCCGCCGCCTTCAGGCGGAACGCCACATCGGGCAGGAGCGATCCCCACGTGGCGACCTTCCGCGCTCCTTCTTCCCGCACGATGGGTGTGAGCAGGCGCGCCTCGTTCATTGCCTTGTAGGTAAGCCGCCCGAAGTCGCACATCCACGTCTGGTTGACCGCGTCGTTCCATCGGGGCTTCAGCCGGTACAGGATGTCTCCCTTGTAGTGCGCGTCGACGTTGCACCCCCTGGAGCAGCCGGTGCAGATCGAGTCGAACACCTTGAGGAACCAGACGCGGCACCTGAACCGGAAATCCTTGCTCGTCAGCGCGCCCACAGGGCAGATGTCGGCGAGGTTGCCGGTGTAGTCGTTGGCAAGCGGCTTCCCGGGGAAGATCGAGATCTCAGAGTGGTCCCCCCGGTTGAAGAAGTGGAGCTCCTGCGTGCCGGTCACCTCGGTCAGGAACCGGACGCACCGGGAGCAGAGGATGCACCGCTCGGCGTCTAGCACGATCTGGCCGCCGATGTCCTGCACCTTCTTCTTGTGGATCTTGTCCTCGAGGGCGTACCGGCTCTTGTGGAGCCCGAATTTCATGTAGTAGTTCTGCAGTCCGCACTCCCCGGACTGGTCGCAGATGGGGCAGTCGATCGGATGGTGGATAAGGAGAAATTCCAGGACGCCGGTGACCGCCTTGCGCACCTTCTCCGTGTCGGTGCGCACGACCATCCCGTCGGTGACTACCGTGGAGCAGGCGGTCTGCAGCTTCGGGAACTTTTCCACCTCCACGAGGCACATCCGGCAGTTTCCGGCGATCGAAAGCTTCGGGTGGTAGCAGTAACGGGGGATCTCGATGCCGATCTTCTCCGCGGCATTGATGATCGTCGTCCCGACGGGGACGTCCACGGTCATTCCGTTGATGGTCAGGGTCGGCATCGTTTCGTTTCAGAACCTGTTCCCGTACGGGCACTTCTGCTCGTCGATGTGGCGGTCGAACTCTTCGCGGAACTTCCAGATGAACGACTGGGCGGGCATCACGGCGGCGTCGGCCAGCGGGCAGATCGTCCGTCCAAGCATGTTGTCGCACAGGTCGAGAACCAGCTCGACGTCTCCCGCCCGGCCTTTCCCCGCCTCGATCCGCCCGACGATCTTCTTCAGCCACCCCGTCCCCTCGCGGCACGGGGTGCATTGCCCGCACGACTCGTGGGCGTAGAAGTTCATGAGGACCGAGAGGGCCCGCACCATGCAGGTCCCTTCCGGAATGACGATCACACCTCCGGATCCGGCCATCGTCCCGATCTTCGCCATCGACTCGATGTCGTACGACACGTCGATCTCGTCGGCACGCAGCACGGGAGTGGACGACCCGCCGGGGATGACGGCCTTGAGCTCCTTCCCGTCCTTGATGCCGCCGGCGTGGTTGTAGATGATCTCCTTGAGGTTGATCCCCGCCGGAAGCTCGTAGACGCCGGGGCGGTTGACGGCGCCGCTCACGCCGATCAGTCGCGTCCCGCCGTTCTTCTCGACACCGATCGAGGCGAATTTCTCCCCGCCGTGGGTGATGATCCAGGGAACGTCGGCAAGGGTCTCCACGTTGTTCACGATCGTCGGCAGCCCGAAGGCGCCGACGGCCGCCGGGAAGGGGGGCTTGAGGCGTGGCCACCCGCGCTTTCCCTCGAGGGAATTGATGAGGGAGGTCTCCTCCCCGCAGATGTAGGCCCCGGCGCCGCGGTGGACCGTCAGGTCGAGGTCGAAGCCGGAGCCGAGGATGTTCTTCCCGAGGAACCCCGCGGCGTACGCCTCTGCGACCGCCTCGTCCACGATCCTCGCCTCGCGGACGAATTCGCCCCGGATGTAGACGTAGGAGAAGTGCGCGCGCAGCGCGAACGAGGCGATCGCGATCCCCTCGATCATCAGGTGCGGCCCGTGGCTCATGATGAGGCGATCCTTGAAGGTGCCGGGCTCCCCCTCGTCCGCGTTGACGACCAGCACGCGCAGGCGGGAGAGATCCTTCGGCAGGAACCCCCATTTGACCCCGGCCGGGAAGCCCGCGCCGCCGCGGCCTCGCAGGTTCGCCTTCTTCACCTCGTCGATGATTCCCTCGGGCGTCATCGACAACGCTTTCCGCAGCGCGTCGTACCCGCCGAACCCCCGGTAGGTGTCGATGCGACGGTACCCGTCGTCTGCGAAGTGCGTGGTGAGAATCGTTTCCATCGCTCCCGTCATCCGTCCCTTACGGCAATTTGTCGAGAATCGCGTCGATCGACGCTTCCGTCAGATTCTCGTAATAGTCGTCGTTGACCTGCATCACCGGCGCCGTCCCGCAGGAACCGAGGCATTCCGCCAGCGATAGGGTGAACTTCCCGTCCGGCGTCGTCCCGCCAGGCTTCACCCCGAGCTTCCCCGCCACATGTTCGATCAGGTGCTCCGCGCCCAGCAGCGAGCAGGAGATGTTCCGGCAGATCTGCACGTGGTACTTCCCCACGGGCTTCCGGTTGTACATGGTGTAGAAGGTGGCGACCCCCTCGATCTGCGCCGGGGAAACGCCAAGGAGCCCCGCAACGTAGACGATCGCCTCGTCGGAGACATGGCCGAATTCCCGCTGCGCCAGGTAAAGCGTGGGCAGGATCACCGCCTCTTTGTCGGGATACCGGGTGAGCAGCCGCTCGA includes the following:
- the nuoF gene encoding NADH-quinone oxidoreductase subunit NuoF; the encoded protein is METILTTHFADDGYRRIDTYRGFGGYDALRKALSMTPEGIIDEVKKANLRGRGGAGFPAGVKWGFLPKDLSRLRVLVVNADEGEPGTFKDRLIMSHGPHLMIEGIAIASFALRAHFSYVYIRGEFVREARIVDEAVAEAYAAGFLGKNILGSGFDLDLTVHRGAGAYICGEETSLINSLEGKRGWPRLKPPFPAAVGAFGLPTIVNNVETLADVPWIITHGGEKFASIGVEKNGGTRLIGVSGAVNRPGVYELPAGINLKEIIYNHAGGIKDGKELKAVIPGGSSTPVLRADEIDVSYDIESMAKIGTMAGSGGVIVIPEGTCMVRALSVLMNFYAHESCGQCTPCREGTGWLKKIVGRIEAGKGRAGDVELVLDLCDNMLGRTICPLADAAVMPAQSFIWKFREEFDRHIDEQKCPYGNRF
- the nuoE gene encoding NADH-quinone oxidoreductase subunit NuoE, with the translated sequence MSVAFSENGRAEFERLLTRYPDKEAVILPTLYLAQREFGHVSDEAIVYVAGLLGVSPAQIEGVATFYTMYNRKPVGKYHVQICRNISCSLLGAEHLIEHVAGKLGVKPGGTTPDGKFTLSLAECLGSCGTAPVMQVNDDYYENLTEASIDAILDKLP
- a CDS encoding 2Fe-2S iron-sulfur cluster-binding protein — its product is MPTLTINGMTVDVPVGTTIINAAEKIGIEIPRYCYHPKLSIAGNCRMCLVEVEKFPKLQTACSTVVTDGMVVRTDTEKVRKAVTGVLEFLLIHHPIDCPICDQSGECGLQNYYMKFGLHKSRYALEDKIHKKKVQDIGGQIVLDAERCILCSRCVRFLTEVTGTQELHFFNRGDHSEISIFPGKPLANDYTGNLADICPVGALTSKDFRFRCRVWFLKVFDSICTGCSRGCNVDAHYKGDILYRLKPRWNDAVNQTWMCDFGRLTYKAMNEARLLTPIVREEGARKVATWGSLLPDVAFRLKAAADKGGTDRVAVIASPQSSNEELYLLRRLATELLGTKNLAFTHRVTGDGFADDFLIQADKNPNSRGAQLLGIPGGAAFDALVSKIAGGGIDALLVFGNVLGALSEEETIALLAKVPFVVQVGTNEGPVSKAATAVLPSASIAERSGTFTNFAGRVQRFRSGFPARGKAKNPVEILVSLGNRLGAGWTFAGEASVFKAIAETEASFAGMSYDSIGMFGQEIKG